Proteins from one Triticum aestivum cultivar Chinese Spring chromosome 7A, IWGSC CS RefSeq v2.1, whole genome shotgun sequence genomic window:
- the LOC123154341 gene encoding F-box protein At5g07610-like: protein MSVPAESSHPGEEGRASPHARYTKQSGTAIDRLADDLLIEILSRVPAKSLLRFRCVSSHWLALIDHPDHRKRLPQTPAGFFYGSNYESFLKPPFHFTSFPGRRRPPIDASCSFLPNHRHIHLLDCSNGLFLCRCYDASDEGDEFRYVVCNPATEKWVVLPSSGKAASEVAAARLCFDPALSPHFHVFELVAEQESAFPWDPDTAGVAVYSSETGGWVYKEERWNELIRPADPGSAFVFLNGYLHFQANARWFSHHHLAVVDTQGETWMSFGAPGGLVDGFIQRSQGRLHYANFQRGGDGVTRLVVYVLDNYQSREWILKHSAEASYIFGGIDAYLEGGFDWIAMDFDWIAMDPECNTIFFTAGWGTTFMCYNMDLQQVKVISNIEDGWPAYLTYVPLYAELQSLHAL from the coding sequence ATGTCCGTCCCCGCAGAGAGCTCTCACCCGGGGGAGGAAGGTCGCGCTTCTCCTCATGCCCGGTACACGAAGCAGAGCGGGACGGCGATCGACAGACTCGCCGACGATCTCCTCATCGAGATCCTCTCGCGCGTCCCCGCCAAGTCGCTCCTCCGCTTCAGGTGCGTCTCCAGCCACTGGCTGGCCCTCATCGACCACCCCGACCACCGCAAAAGGCTCCCCCAAACCCCGGCCGGCTTCTTCTACGGCAGCAACTACGAGTCGTTTCTGAAACCACCTTTCCACTTCACCAGTTTCCCGGGGAGACGCCGCCCTCCGATCGACGCGTCTTGCTCCTTCCTGCCCAACCACCGGCACATCCATCTATTGGACTGCTCCAACGGCCTCTTCCTTTGCCGCTGTTACGACGCCTCCGACGAGGGTGACGAGTTCCGTTACGTCGTGTGCAATCCCGCCACGGAGAAGTGGGTCGTGTTGCCGAGCTCCGGCAAGGCCGCCAGCGAGGTGGCCGCCGCACGTTTGTGCTTCGACCCAGCCCTGTCGCCGCATTTCCATGTGTTTGAGTTGGTCGCGGAGCAGGAGTCAGCGTTTCCCTGGGACCCTGACACCGCTGGGGTGGCAGTGTATTCTTCTGAAACCGGAGGATGGGTTTATAAGGAAGAGAGATGGAACGAACTAATTAGGCCCGCTGATCCTGGGTCAGCATTTGTTTTCCTTAATGGCTATCTGCATTTTCAGGCCAATGCTCGTTGGTTCTCCCATCATCATCTAGCTGTGGTTGACACACAGGGGGAAACATGGATGAGCTTCGGTGCCCCTGGCGGTTTGGTTGACGGTTTTATTCAGCGGTCGCAGGGCCGGTTGCATTATGCCAATTTTCAGAGAGGTGGAGATGGTGTCACTAGATTGGTAGTTTATGTTCTGGACAACTATCAAAGCAGAGAATGGATATTGAAGCACAGCGCCGAAGCTTCATACATATTTGGAGGGATAGATGCCTACCTTGAGGGTGGTTTTGATTGGATTGCGATGGATTTTGATTGGATTGCGATGGATCCGGAATGCAACACGATATTCTTCACTGCTGGGTGGGGTACCACATTCATGTGCTATAATATGGATCTTCAGCAAGTCAAAGTGATCTCCAATATTGAAGATGGCTGGCCGGCATATCTGACATACGTGCCGTTGTATGCAGAGTTACAGTCATTGCACGCTTTATAA
- the LOC123148838 gene encoding histone H2A — MDASATGAGAKGKKGAAGRKAGGPRKKSVTRSVKAGLQFPVGRIGRYLKNGRYAKRVGTGAPVYLAAVLEYLAAELLELAGNAAKDNKKSRIVPRHLLLAVRNDQELGRLLAGVTIAHGGVLPNINPVLLPKKTAEKEPKSPKKTAKSPKKADKKA; from the coding sequence ATGGACGCCTCAGCCACCGGAGCCGGAGCGAAGGGGAAGAAGGGCGCGGCCGGGCGCAAGGCCGGCGGGCCCAGGAAGAAGTCGGTGACGAGGTCCGTCAAGGCCGGGCTCCAGTTCCCCGTCGGCCGCATCGGGCGGTACCTCAAGAACGGCCGGTACGCGAAGCGCGTCGGCACGGGCGCCCCCGTCTACCTCGCGGCCGTCCTCGAGTACCTGGCCGCGGAGCTGCTGGAGCTCGCCGGGAACGCCGCCAAGGACAACAAGAAGTCCCGCATCGTGCCCAGGCACCTGCTGCTGGCCGTGAGGAACGACCAGGAGCTCGGCAGGCTGCTGGCCGGCGTCACCATCGCGCACGGCGGCGTGCTGCCCAACATCAACCCCGTGCTGCTCCCCAAGAAGACGGCGGAGAAGGAGCCCAAGTCGCCCAAGAAGACCGCCAAGTCCCCCAAGAAGGCCGACAAGAAGGCGTAG
- the LOC123148839 gene encoding histone H2A → MDASATGAGAKGKKGAAGRKAGGPRKKSVTRSVKAGLQFPVGRIGRYLKNGRYAKRVGTGAPVYLAAVLEYLAAELLELAGNAAKDNKKSRIVPRHLLLAVRNDQELGRLLAGVTIAHGGVLPNINPVLLPKKTAEKEPKSPKKAAKSPKKADKKA, encoded by the coding sequence ATGGACGCCTCAGCCACCGGAGCCGGAGCGAAGGGGAAGAAGGGCGCGGCGGGGCGCAAGGCCGGCGGGCCCAGGAAGAAGTCGGTGACGCGGTCCGTCAAGGCCGGGCTCCAGTTCCCCGTCGGCCGCATCGGCCGGTACCTCAAGAACGGCCGCTACGCGAAGCGCGTCGGCACGGGCGCCCCCGTCTACCTGGCCGCCGTCCTCGAGTACCTGGCCGCGGAGCTGCTGGAGCTCGCCGGGAACGCCGCCAAGGACAACAAGAAGTCCCGCATCGTGCCCAGGCACCTGCTGCTGGCCGTGAGGAACGACCAGGAGCTCGGCAGGCTGCTGGCCGGCGTCACCATCGCGCACGGCGGCGTGCTGCCCAACATCAACCCCGTGCTGCTCCCCAAGAAGACGGCGGAGAAGGAGCCCAAGTCGCCCAAGAAGGCCGCCAAGTCCCCCAAGAAGGCCGACAAGAAGGCTTAG